From Neospora caninum Liverpool complete genome, chromosome VIII, a single genomic window includes:
- a CDS encoding putative cyst matrix protein: MAFGRGKRGLHAAVILGFFVLLATSSVGLGQRVPRYPSVESLEERVAEALGRRSSAAASTLPGSDTNMISDGRAGRDEPTASPEHHSVDAPTTSGEGEADAGKVTLRNDEGLEGNISADHVLHPPPDSEHEGLQEPGTTHQEAQEPDASEAMDSSALPLSTSVPHPNEVGSTPGTALPAPIFSIPELSPEEVVYVLRVQGSGDFEISFQVGRVVRQLEAIKRAYREAHGKLEAEELESERGPTVSTRTKLVDFIKENQRRLRAAFQKVKIQQKLEEIEELLQLSHALKSLGARLRPCQKSNSPMEEEICRKTKALGEMVAQKAEDLRQHASTVSALLGREAVERQLRRVDSEQPYEQTDAGVAARAEEFRKALEKAASGARQFVGTTADEIVEEVKEDAQYLRDGAKEVLTKSQRALVDAFQAIQRALLEAKAKELVDAASKEAEDARKILAEQPA; this comes from the exons ATGGCGTTCGGACGAGGCAAGAGGGGACTGCACGCTGCAGTCATCTTAGGCTTCTTTGTCCTCCTCGCCACATCATCTGTAGGATTGGGCCAAAG GGTGCCTCGCTACCCAAGTGTGGAGTCACTCGAAGAAAGAGTTGCCGAGGCTCTAGGGCGCCGTAGCTCCGCAGCGGCCAGTACTCTTCCAGGGAGTGACACGAACATGATATCAGATGGTCGCGCAGGCAGGGATGAACCAACAGCGAGCCCAGAGCATCATTCCGTGGACGCTCCGACCACGTctggggaaggcgaggcagatgCTGGGAAAGTAACGCTGAGGAACGATGAGGGCCTTGAGGGTAATATCTCAGCCGACCATGTTCTACATCCCCCTCCTGACAGTGAACACGAGGGTTTGCAGGAACCGGGCACGACGCATCAGGAGGCGCAAGAACCAGACGCGAGTGAAGCAATGGACTCTTCCGCGCTACCACTTTCCACGTCGGTACCACATCCTAACGAAGTCGGTTCAACACCAGGAACAGCGCTGCCTGCCCCGATTTTTAGCATTCCAGAGCTCTCACCGGAGGAAGTTGTCTACGTTTTACGGGTTCAGGGATCAGGCGATTTCGAAATTAGTTTCCAAGTAGGCCGGGTGGTGAGGCAGTTGGAAGCCATCAAGAGAGCATACAGGGAGGCTCACGGGAAGCTAGAAGCTGAGGAGCTGGAGTCGGAAAGGGGACCGACGGTTTCGACTCGGACGAAACTAGTTGACTTTATCAAAGAAAACCAGAGACGGCTGAGGGCGGCGTTTCAGAAGGTTAAGATTCAGCAAAAGTTGGAGGAGATCGAGGAACTGTTGCAGCTGTCACACGCACTAAAATCTCTAGGTGCCCGCCTGAGACCCTGCCAAAAAAGTAATTCCCCAATGGAGGAAGAGATTTGTCGTAAGACGAAAGCTTTGGGCGAAATGGTTGCCCAGAAAGCGGAGGATCTTCGTCAGCATGCGTCAACTGTCTCGGCTCTGCTAGGTCGCGAAGCTGTTGAGAGACAGTTGCGGCGTGTCGACAGTGAACAACCCTATGAACAAACAGACGCCGGGGTTGCAGCCAGAGCAGAGGAATTTCGGAAGGCACTGGAGAAAGCAGCTTCCGGTGCGAGACAATTCGTGGGGACCACAGCGGACGAAATAGTGGAGGAAGTGAAGGAGGATGCTCAGTACCTGCGTGATGGTGCGAAAGAAGTGTTGACGAAGAGCCAGCGCGCGCTAGTAGACGCGTTTCAGGCGATCCAAAGGGCTCTActggaggcgaaggcaaagGAGCTCGTAGATGCCGCATCAAAGGAAGCTGAAGACGCTCGTAAGATCTTAGCGGAACAGCCAGCGTGA
- a CDS encoding Phosphatidylinositol glycan class V, related, with product MPAGAQLDKPLKAGISRLRLRVVVVAFLSRLFCLSLTCFWAHRHPAYNSQSSLLHPTAVKRQDYISSSLLEHRLSSPHSSALRHFHPFHLTDFEPPRSHTEEGIENPERAEFEKAQPPHVAPQSEKSRVLVLEPLTEEAIAPLFPEQGASSGVPTRDSELLTFRNGASTFLPSEVIPVSALPPWGRDPPPGSFDGAERLEPAGLGSRKSGGSRASSAGLSATRLSSSVSSPASQSSPGNSRSSPASASRIDDFVWRFVVPFLSWDGEYFVVFALQETAYYFELTHAFFPGLSLVYIHLGGFLRRVLSQACRVAQTAWPRFSFFSSETPTDKRGEEFRSNASFDSPDPLHEPASFLPGLDDATVYGLAAVLVSNLAFIFAALGVFEVARLHLAAEAESNDSADKASPNCLASATVLSSGRQLSLTALVPKPSQIQAHPGSEAVQASCINESENDHVEREDKGDYMVLAEKRGNEEDEREQACRIAFLAAGWFSFSAASIHMSAAYTESLFAALNTWGLYLLLVAERTAGLRTSRCCLDTRGNLLHCGENEPKAAAEQRRREGANRKQGVTLSPRAHESGRVNPERDFSVATLRKCLLLLPSAFLLRWGATFLFCLASFLRSNGSVALVPLFFHTLRTCPLIRSLRTGGDMRARSPPKRPLLRVSPSAAGDSASIRETCKSRDGDKSAANTHRCSGDDDKREAGPRAREDVGGCSSTTEDVMSSAPCLVCQNKRKQRRSYGRLLVATGAHWIVALLQAIAVVLPIFLVLAYPYYLYCACPKTSEVAVPACNVASAFLGQAVRTPYSRGAEAGHSGTRLPSSFAGSKGTRGSISSSLGRPGVVPALSQNESKFPSTLPNKFRHTLTFSQFAYDALAVGLPRSIGFVFSLLRRLRSTSLSSWVSEAKQATVELALNSSVTLDVHAVGKDPATNPVGKAQDRGVFSEPFDDSGDTPWGEGFTNTWPADQLKNYKEQRDHQSGLAGRGVPTGSGKRSLSDSILPVPQWCQARIPNIYPWIQREYWDVYFLGFFRFKKLYLILLALPFYFLALSCILFFLHRAWRARLRAGRLDDDEDCQGMDEIEKPLAGEKLQQAVEDRRPVKHSEHPRRFGKFVSLCRQGSRVLVAALLDPAFGEIFQLTLLMMFMFLCGNTNPVRMRSKQRPLMCFSKTLPLA from the exons ATGCCGGCAGGTGCGCAGTTGGACAAGCCCTTAAAGGCGGGGATTTCTCGGCTTCGGCTTCGCGTGGTGGTCGTTGCCTTCCTTTCCCGAttgttttgtctctctctaaCGTGCTTTTGGGCGCATCGTCATCCAGCGTACAACAGCcagtcttctcttcttcaccccaCGGCTGTGAAGAGACAAGACTAcatttcctcgtctcttttggAGCaccgtctttcttctcctcacAGCTCCGCTCTCAGGCATTTTCATCCTTTCCATCTGACAGATTTCGAGCCCCCGAGGTCTCACACCGAAGAAGGAATTGAGAATCCAGAACGTGCGGAATTTGAGAAGGCACAACCCCCGCATGTTGCTCCACAGTCAGAGAAATCCAGAGTTCTTGTTCTGGAGCCTCTCACGGAAGAGGCCATTGCCCCGCTTTTCCCCGAGCAGGGAGCCAGTTCTGGTGTACCTACACGTGACAGCGAGTTGCTTACATTCCGGAACGGTGCCTCTACGTTTCTTCCATCTGAGGTCATCCCTGTGAGTGCCCTACCCCCCTGGGGACGCGACCCGCCTCCTGGCTCATTCGATGGAGCAGAAAGACTGGAACCAGCGGGACTAGGGTCCCGAAAATCAGGCGGAAGTCGCGCATCGTCTGCGGGTCTTTCTGCCACGCGGTTGTCAtcctccgtctcgtctccagcttccCAGTCCAGTCCGGGAAACTCTAGGTCTTCACCTGCGTCCGCCTCAAGAATCGATGACTTCGTCTGGCGTTTCGTTGTTCCCTTCCTCAGTTGGGACGGCGAATACTTTGTAGTGTTTGCtctgcaggagacagcgtACTACTTCGAGCTGACTCATGCCTTCTTCCcaggtctctctctggtgtacatacacctcggCGGCTTCCTCCGCCGTGTGCTTTCGCAAGCTTGCAGGGTTGCCCAAACAGCCTGGCCtcggttttccttcttttcttccgaaACACCAACGGacaaaagaggcgaagagtTCCGATCCAACGCATCTTTTGACTCGCCTGATCCTCTTCATGAGCctgcttcgtttcttcctggtTTAGATGACGCCACTGTGTACGGCCTTGCTGCCGTGCTTGTCAGCAATTTGGCCTTCATTTTCGCCGCGTTAGGTGTCTTCGAAGTTGCGCGTCTGCATCTTGCTGCAGAGGCCGAATCGAATGACAGCGCCGACAAAGCCTCACCAAACTGTCTTGCCTCAGCTACCGTACTCTCTAGCGGGAGACAATTGTCGCTAACTGCCCTCGTCCCTAAACCCTCCCAGATCCAGGCACACCCTGGTTCGGAGGCTGTGCAGGCCTCGTGTATAAACGAAAGCGAGAATGACcatgtggagagagaagataaagGCGACTACATGGTACTGGccgaaaagaggggaaacgaagaagacgaacgagaaCAAGCCTGCAGAATTGCCTTCCTTGCTGCCGGTtggttctctttttcggccGCAAGTATCCACATGAGTGCAGCGTACACCGAGAGCCTCTTCGCGGCGTTGAACACTTGGGGCCTGTATCTGCTCCTCGTGGCTGAGCGCACGGCTGGTCTCCGCACGTCTCGCTGCTGTCTAGACACTCGAGGAAATCTGCTTCATTGTGGAGAGAACGAACCGAAGGCTGCTGctgagcagagaagacgggaaggcgCTAACCGCAAGCAGGGTGTgacgctgtctccgcgtgcCCACGAATCGGGCCGCGTCAATCCTGAACGCGACTTTTCGGTCGCAACGCTGCGCAAATGCCTGCTGCTACTCCcatctgcctttcttctccgatgGGGGGCGActttcctcttttgcctTGCATCGTTTCTCCGGTCCAATGGGTCGGTTGCTCTggttccgctcttcttccacacACTCCGAACGTGCCCTCTAATTCGGTCGTTGAGAACGGGAGGAGACATGCGCGCACGCTCGCCGCCTAAGAggcctcttctccgtgtctctccatccGCGGCAGGCGACTCGGCGTCCATCAGAGAGACATGCAAATCGCGGGATGGAGACAAATCCGCAGCGAACACACATCGGTGTTCAGGCGATGACGACAAAAGGGAGGCTGGTCCGCGTGCGAGGGAAGATGTGGGCGGCTGTTCCTCTACTACCGAAGACGTCATGAGCTCGGCGCCGTGTTTGGTCTGTCAGAacaaaaggaaacaaagaaggTCGTACGGGAGATTGCTGGTCGCCACAGGCGCTCACTGGATTGTTGCGCTCTTGCAGGCTATCGCAGTCGTCTTGCCCATTTTCCTGGTTCTGGCATACCCATATTACCTATACTGTGCATGCCCTAAGACTTCTGAAGTCGCGGTTCCTGCCTGCAATGTCGCATCCGCGTTTCTCGGACAGGCTGTCCGTACACCGTACAGCcgaggcgcggaggcgggaCACTCGGGCACTCGTCTTCCGTCGTCCTTTGCGGGTTCTAAGGGAACTCGCGGGTCCATCTCATCTTCTCTAGGGAGGCCAGGGGTCGTGCCTGCTCTCTCCCAGAACGAGTCCAAGTTCCCCTCTACGCTTCCCAACAAGTTTAGACACACGTTGACATTCTCTCAATTTGCCTACGATGCCCTTGCTGTGGGGCTGCCTCGATCAATCggctttgtcttctctctcttgcgtcgTCTGCGTTCTacctctttgtcttcttggGTGTCTGAAGCTAAGCAAGCTACAGTCGAGTTAGCTCTGAACAGTTCAGTGACACTggacgtgcatgcagttgggAAAGACCCCGCGACGAATCCAGTCGGAAAGGCACAGGATCGCGGGGTCTTTTCCGAGCCTTTTGACGACTCAGGGGACACACCTTGGGGCGAGGGTTTCACGAACACGTGGCCGGCAGATCAACTAAAAAACTACAAGGAGCAACGCGATCATCAATCGGGTCTAGCCGGCCGCGGTGTCCCTACGGGCAGTGGGAAGAGATCTCTGTCGGACTCCATTTTGCCGGTGCCGCAGTGGTGTCAGGCTCGCATTCCCAACATTTACCCCTGGATCCAACGCGAATACTGGGACGTCTACTTTCTAGGGTTCTTCCGTTTCAAGAAGCTGTACCTCATTCTTCTGGCTCTCCCTTTCTACTTCCTTGCCCTCTCGTGCatccttttttttctccaccGAGCGTGGCGCGCGAGACTCCGTGCGGGGCGTTTGGACGATGACGAGGACTGCCAAGGCATGGACGAGATAGAGAAGCCGCTGGCGGGAGAGAAGTTGCAGCAGGCGGTTGAGGACAGGCGACCTGTCAAGCATTCGGAGCATCCACGGCGGTTCGGGAaattcgtttctctctgtagaCAAGGGAGCCGTGTCCTTGTCGCCGCCTTGCTGGACCCTGCCTTCGGGGAAATCTTTCAGCTGACGTTGCTGATGATGTTCATGTTTCTATGCGGCAACACGAAC CCCGTGCGCATGCGGTCCAAGCAGCGCCCGCTAATGTGTTTCTCCAAGACGCTCCCGTTGGCTTAA
- a CDS encoding Kinesin-related protein 13, related produces MPACSMFSARADSKPSKPSVVPPASCTLGPCLRSGSSNTLASSRCHLASPVAPYRRCADTRERAKRRTSVPAGLLHAGQPDADNAPEDGYARKAGNHGMGSKKANTSRVPDEWGITNGSSVENHGESGKNVADRRVVVRIRGLTLNSGRKLALCVHPEDNTRVICHRGTCLQEFRFSRVFADPETNDDVYREIGGQRIVEAIGLGIKETILAYGQTGIEIFGEVLYDLLPECETDRRTGAPLIVRHEECFIKTSKFTFKVCTVNDEHSALDLLEEARQQRRVGDSHLNSRSSRSHAVVQFFVHTRVSEERAVEFLKRPVIPERPVGACAFYGVLTLVDLAGCEREAPSYLPRRLYTANGYKDESKWGCCSRSLNASISTLNRLIRKMQTSTLDESDRRQSALNRVLFDYLQPECGVCMIFCLNPEASELQVSLSTLSIASESRLIPCWRRQYFLPLGPLREFYNESVIYQSADPITDLIKARRPMVTHDAVPLASADGGRPFHAVNNSARAGPPSSGGTRMPPEKKNKIAVEGVGTSDTFDDIYPLAAPVAVSEPADTLRLKHRQRRSSDSLCCSSLSSLLGAEDSFQSTGSGSDAWFSKLQNQSSSSVQLASWPLRQSIGTQTNPSAASRSFSDSGAGSDEWVSAVASEAAGARPCSGVLRVSVLDATSLGEILRNAGALTPERLERVLTKNGQQRERGAHSEGTKDVEVSRETGQAACRLGEAQAIPVQLGDNATSVFILFPAPANGMLATQKGGGKQDSDCGLSRGPTDDPSNPVSSCGVKSAISSVESCSFAPRSARQSSQSSSISSSNVFPLLEAATPGTPHSPRLPCSVLGTSIKHTVPSPPFLALPTDSKKTSRRLASEMRESCEHASLDGVPTGVRPGTQRQQRQQESLPVRGRADLTGTLVKSPRSNADSVPFSFSRNASIGDSAERTSWSGQAGRCANSRAYLFAGSNRWEPREQNSEPPANGDSKTGAPLLRSFSTSRVTSQLRDVSAPTATAPGCCCAQCVQPTCADPFAGASGEPAALVPSREDCTPHFQCCCVGQQRDLWRGLELRKEQQRREERRIQAQIERIEKQLQSLVHQQTPPWSAVPHLQRRESSLESLNESSAANPRVVDALLLARRLLLTSFRCPATSTSPAGASHEAQSRGPALPNRRTFSSKSGAASDATKHRPSGWFSEQQRALSKRAKQAAGGEDARQEPAEDDARLTANLDAIEGSHGVQHVSCVQHSLTISEQDVHTQRPEAHPVARGGLAELHAATDGQDSAPAGGGGMEAHIYKRPSDVFVGGTCEGDLPFSPNPPGAFRSPREAATLEEEGNAYKRECQEPLDMQHSENGHEVGMGRCSRKRSVTEPPITRKFEEGCSRP; encoded by the exons ATGCCAGCTTGCAGCATGTTTTCGGCTCGTGCGGATAGCAAACCGTCCAAGCCGTCCGTCGTACCTCCCGCCTCCTGCACTCTTGGCCCCTGTCTGAGGAGCGGCAGCTCAAATACATTGGCTTCTAGCCGTTGCCATCTGGCGTCGCCCGTCGCGCCCTACCGACGCTGCGCTGATACTCGCGAGCGAGCAAAACGACGGACCTCCGTGCCGGCAGGTCTTCTTCATGCTGGTCAGCCCGATGCTGATAACGCTCCTGAGGATGGCTACGCAAGAAAAGCGGGCAACCACGGGATGGGCAGTAAGAAGGCGAATACCTCCAGGGTTCCCGACGAATGGGGGATAACAAATGGGTCTTCTGTCGAGAATCATGGAGAATCTGGCAAAAACGTTGCTGATAGGCGTGTTGTCGTCCGAATTCGGGGCCTCACTCTCAATAGCGGTAGAAAACTGGCACTGTGTGTACATCCCGAGGACAACACCCGAGTGATTTGTCATAGAGGGACTTGCTTACAAGAGTTCCGTTTCAGCAGAGTATTCGCTGACCCTGAAACGAACGATGACGTGTATCGGGAAATAGGCGGCCAGCGCATAGTCGAAGCGATCGGCTTGGGCATCAAAGAAACTATCCTCGCCTACGGGCAAACTGGAA TCGAAATTTTTGGAGAAGTGCTCTATGATCTTCTGCCGGAGTGCGAAACGGACCGGAGAACTGGCGCCCCCTTGATAGTTCGCCACGAAGAATGCTTCATCAAGACTTCCAAGTTTACTTTCAAGGTCTGCACAGTCAATGACGAGCACAGTGCGCTCGATCTGTTGGAGGAAGCCCGACAGCAACGGCGGGTCGGTGATTCGCATCTCAACTCGAG ATCTAGTCGATCACATGCAGTGGTTCAATTCTTCGTGCACACGCGCGTGTCGGAGGAGCGAGCCGTAGAATTTCTGAAGCGCCCAGTGATCCCCGAACGTCCCGTgggcgcatgcgccttcTACGGCGTGCTGACTCTCGTCGATCTCGCCGGATGCGAACGCGAAGCACCATCCTACCTACCACGGCGTCTGTATACAGCAAATGGGTATAAAGACGAGTCGAAGTGGGGAtgctgcagccgctctctGAATGCCTCGATTTCAACGCTTAACCGGCTCATACGCAAAATGCAG ACTAGCACACTTGATGAGTCCGATCGTCGGCAGTCAGCCTTGAACAGGGTTTTGTTCGACTACCTCCAGCCCGAGTGTGGCGTTTGCATGATTTTTTGCCTCAATCCGGAAGCATCAGAACTTCAG GTGTCACTTTCCACCCTCTCTATTGCGTCGGAATCGCGTCTCATCCCTTGCTGGCGGAGGCAGTATTTCCTTCCTCTGGGTCCGCTTCGAGAGTTCTATAACGAATCGGTTATCTACCAGTCCGCTGACCCAATCACTGACTTGATCAAGGCGCGCCGCCCCATGGTCACCCACGACGCAgtgcctctcgcgtcggcTGACGGCGGTCGTCCTTTCCATGCCGTCAACAATTCTGCGCGAGCTGGGCCGCCTTCGTCTGGTGGCACACGAATGCcaccggagaaaaaaaatAAAATAGCGGTGGAAGGCGTAGGAACAAGCGACACGTTTGATGATATTTACCCGCTCGCCGCCCCGGTCGCCGTCAGCGAACCTGCGGATACACTCCGCTTGAAGCATCGCCAAAGAAGGTCATCAGACAGCCTCTGTTGTTCGTCACTCTCGTCGCTTCTAGGCGCAGAAGATTCATTCCAGTCGACCGGGAGTGGGTCGGATGCGTGGTTTTCTAAGCTGCAAAATCAATCGTCATCATCAGTGCAGCTGGCCAGCTGGCCCCTTCGGCAAAGCATCGGAACGCAGACGAATCCatccgccgcctcccgctCGTTCTCAGACAGTGGCGCTGGAAGCGACGAATGGGTTTCTGCTGTAGCAAGCGAGGCTGCAGGTGCACGGCCTTGCTCAGGTGTATTACGCGTTTCAGTCTTGGACGCCACGTCACTCGGAGAGATTCTTCGAAATGCCGGAGCCCTTACTCCCGAACGACTTGAAAGAGTTCTGACAAAGAACGGGCAGCAACGTGAACGAGGAGCGCATTCGGAAGGTACAAAGGACGTTGAGGTCTCAAGGGAGACCGGGCAAGCTGCTTGCCGCCTTGGGGAGGCGCAAGCTATACCCGTCCAACTGGGAGACAACGCGACAAGTGTGTTCATCTTGTTTCCTGCGCCAGCAAACGGGATGCTGGCAACTCAAAAGGGAGGAGGGAAACAAGACAGTGACTGCGGGTTAAGTAGAGGACCAACTGACG ACCCCAGCAACCCTGTTTCGTCGTGTGGCGTCAAAAGCGCTATCAGTTCTGTTGAGTCGTGCTCGTTTGCGCCGCGAAGCGCCCGCCAGTCGTCTCAGTCCTCCTCTATCTCCTCTTCAAATGTTTTCCCCCTCCTCGAAGCGGCTACGCCCGGAACCCCACactctccccgtctcccaTGTTCAGTCTTGGGCACCTCCATCAAACACActgttccttctccaccGTTCTTAGCTCTACCAACGGACAGTAAGAAAACTTCCCGGCGCCTTGCTTCAGAGATGAGGGAGTCCTGCGAACACGCCTCATTAGACGGGGTGCCGACGGGCGTGCGTCCAGGTACAcagaggcagcagaggcAGCAAGAGAGTTTACCAGTGCGGGGCCGCGCGGACCTAACAGGCACACTCGTGAAATCGCCTCGCAGTAACGCCGACTCGGtgcctttttcgttctctcggAATGCATCAATCGGGGACTCAGCCGAACGAACGTCCTGGAGCGGCCAGGCAGGTCGGTGCGCGAACTCTCGCGCATATCTCTTCGCTGGTTCAAACCGTTGGGAGCCAAGAGAACAGAACTCCGAGCCGCCTGCAAATGGAGACTCAAAGACAGGTGCTCCGCTGCTGCGATCTTTCTCAACGAGCCGTGTTACGTCACAACTGCGCGACGTTTCTGCCCCTACCGCCACGGCTCCGGGCTGCTGCTGTGCGCAGTGCGTTCAACCCACTTGTGCCGACCCCTTCGCCGGGGCGTCTGGGGAACCGGCTGCGTTAGTGCCTTCGCGCGAGGACTGCACGCCCCATTTCCAGTGTTGCTGTGTGGGGCAACAAAGGGACTTGTGGCGTGGCCTCGAGTTGCGGAAGGAGCAACAGCggcgggaggagaggcgcatTCAGGCGCAGATCGAACGGATTGAGAAACAGTTGCAGTCGCTCGTTCACCAACAGACTCCTCCCTGGTCAGCGGTTCCGCACTTGCAAAGGCGTGAGAGCAGCCTTGAATCTCTGAACGAATCAAGTGCCGCCAATCCTCGTGTTGTCGATGCACTTCTTCTagctcgccgcctcttgcTGACTTCTTTTCGTTGCCCCGCCACGTCAACAAGCCCTGCTGGCGCCTCCCATGAAGCTCAAAGCCGCGGTCCAGCGCTGCCGAACAGACGCACTTTCTCCTCAAAAAGCGGTGCCGCCTCTGACGCAACAAAGCATCGCCCATCGGGGTGGTTTTCCGAGCAACAGCGAGCTCTGtcaaagagagcgaaacaggCTGCAGGTGGAGAAGATGCACGCCAAGAGCcagcagaagacgacgcacgCCTTACTGCCAACTTGGACGCCATCGAAGGAAGTCACGGAGTACAGCACGTTTCTTGTGTGCAGCACTCCCTGACAATTTCTGAACAGGACGTCCACACTCAGCGGCCTGAGGCACACCCGGTGGCAAGAGGAGGCCTAGCGGAGCTTCACGCCGCTACTGACGGCCAGGATTCCGCCCCCGCTGGCGGCGGGGGCATGGAGGCGCACATCTACAAACGGCCTTCTGATGTGTTCGTAGGCGGAACCTGTGAAGGGGATTTGCCGTTCTCTCCGAATCCCCCAGGCGCTTTTCGTTCCCCTCGCGAGGCTGCAACCttagaggaagaaggaaacgcataCAAGAGAGAGTGCCAGGAGCCTTTAGACATGCAGCATTCCGAAAATGGTCACGAGGTGGGGATGGGGCGTTGCAGCCGGAAACGAAGCGTCACAGAGCCCCCGATCACCAGAAAATTCGAAGAAGGTTGTAGCAGACCCTGA